The Roseicyclus marinus genome has a segment encoding these proteins:
- a CDS encoding metal ABC transporter ATP-binding protein gives MSLITVDHLGVRFGATEVLRDVSLAIDPGEIVTIVGPNGSGKTTLLRAILGAVPAVTGRVRRGAGLVLGYVPQRLHVDPTLPITVERFLRLPGGARATDIDAALARAGVPDLHRRQMSDLSGGQMQRVLLARALVARPTLLMLDEPTAGLDQPGSAAFYRTIDEVRRETGCAVLMISHELHVVMAASDRVICLNGHVCCHGTPEHVSSAPEYRALFGTGTGGALALYRHEHDHSHGPGDPLGPGHRHGPGCDHDHDHDHDHTKTEAAE, from the coding sequence ATGAGCCTCATTACCGTCGATCACCTCGGCGTCCGCTTCGGCGCGACCGAGGTTCTGCGCGATGTGAGCCTGGCCATCGACCCGGGCGAGATCGTGACCATCGTCGGCCCGAACGGATCGGGCAAGACCACGCTCCTGCGTGCCATCCTGGGTGCCGTTCCGGCGGTGACGGGCCGGGTCCGGCGCGGCGCAGGGCTTGTGTTGGGCTATGTGCCGCAACGGTTGCATGTCGACCCGACCCTGCCCATCACGGTGGAACGCTTCTTGCGCCTGCCCGGCGGGGCCAGGGCCACCGACATCGATGCCGCGCTGGCGCGCGCGGGTGTGCCGGATCTCCACCGCCGCCAGATGTCCGACCTGTCGGGCGGGCAGATGCAGCGCGTCCTTCTGGCCCGGGCCCTTGTCGCGCGCCCCACGCTCCTGATGCTGGACGAGCCGACGGCAGGCCTTGACCAACCCGGATCGGCGGCCTTCTACCGCACCATCGACGAGGTGCGCCGCGAGACCGGTTGCGCGGTCCTGATGATAAGCCACGAATTGCACGTGGTCATGGCGGCCTCCGACAGGGTGATCTGCCTCAACGGCCATGTCTGCTGCCATGGCACGCCGGAACATGTGTCATCGGCCCCGGAATACCGGGCGCTTTTCGGCACCGGCACGGGCGGGGCGCTGGCGCTTTACCGGCATGAACATGACCACAGCCACGGGCCCGGCGATCCGCTGGGACCGGGGCATCGCCACGGCCCCGGCTGCGACCATGACCATGACCATGACCATGACCACACGAAAACCGAGGCTGCCGAGTGA
- a CDS encoding metal ABC transporter permease, with protein MLDDFMTRATLAGIGVALAAAPLGSFVVWRRMAYFGDATAHAAILGVALSLALEISIFPGAVAIALLMALTVSTLSGRGYAMDTLLGVLAHSALAFGLVAVSFLQGIRIDLMAYLFGDILAVSRTDLSVIWGGAVLVAGLIAWRWSALLTATLNAELAYASGIDPKREQLVLTLALAITVAVAIKVVGVLLIAAMLIIPAAAARPLARTPEAMALIAACIGAGSAVIGLRAAYVLDTPAGPSIVCVAALAFAATSLLRLLGRTATR; from the coding sequence ATGCTCGATGATTTCATGACCCGCGCCACGCTTGCGGGCATCGGTGTCGCCCTTGCCGCCGCCCCCTTGGGCAGTTTCGTGGTCTGGCGGCGCATGGCCTATTTCGGCGATGCGACGGCCCATGCCGCGATCCTGGGCGTGGCCCTGTCGCTCGCGCTTGAAATCTCGATCTTTCCCGGTGCCGTCGCCATCGCGCTCCTGATGGCGCTGACCGTCTCCACCCTCAGCGGGCGGGGCTATGCGATGGATACGCTTCTGGGCGTTCTGGCCCATTCGGCACTCGCCTTCGGGCTTGTCGCCGTCTCCTTTCTGCAGGGCATCCGGATCGACCTGATGGCCTATCTCTTCGGCGATATCCTTGCCGTGTCGCGGACCGATCTGTCCGTGATCTGGGGCGGGGCGGTGTTGGTCGCAGGCCTGATCGCATGGCGGTGGTCGGCGCTTTTGACCGCGACGCTCAACGCCGAACTGGCCTATGCAAGCGGCATCGACCCCAAACGCGAACAACTGGTCCTGACACTGGCGCTGGCCATCACGGTGGCGGTCGCGATCAAGGTCGTGGGCGTGCTGCTGATTGCCGCCATGCTCATCATCCCCGCCGCCGCCGCACGACCGCTCGCCCGCACGCCCGAAGCGATGGCGCTCATCGCGGCCTGTATCGGGGCGGGTTCCGCCGTGATCGGCCTGCGCGCGGCCTATGTGCTCGACACGCCGGCGGGTCCGTCCATCGTCTGCGTGGCGGCGCTCGCCTTTGCCGCCACAAGCCTCCTGCGGCTGCTCGGCCGGACCGCCACCCGCTAG
- a CDS encoding aspartate/glutamate racemase family protein produces the protein MTRILVINPNSSGGVTAGLRAALAGFSGVRFDCIDIPEGPATILTEEDVARAGLHVADRIKADPGADAYVIACFSDPGLDLGRSLTAKPVIGIQEAGILTALARADRFGIVALGPKSIPRHMRKMRAMGVLGRLAGELDLGGVSAEDAGTSDEVFARTVEIGAHLRDMGAGALVPGCAGFAPRRRALEEALGIAVIDPVQAACAMALGAVQA, from the coding sequence ATGACGCGCATTCTGGTCATCAATCCAAATTCGTCGGGCGGCGTGACGGCGGGCTTGCGCGCAGCGCTTGCGGGGTTTTCGGGGGTGCGGTTCGATTGCATCGATATCCCCGAGGGGCCCGCGACCATCCTGACGGAGGAGGATGTGGCCCGCGCGGGCCTGCATGTGGCCGACCGCATCAAGGCCGATCCCGGCGCGGATGCCTATGTCATCGCCTGTTTCTCGGACCCCGGTCTCGACCTTGGCCGCAGCCTGACGGCCAAGCCCGTGATCGGAATACAGGAGGCGGGCATCCTGACGGCACTGGCGCGCGCCGACCGGTTCGGGATCGTGGCGCTGGGGCCGAAATCCATCCCCCGCCACATGCGCAAGATGCGCGCGATGGGCGTGCTGGGGCGGCTGGCGGGGGAATTGGACCTTGGCGGGGTCAGCGCCGAGGATGCGGGCACGTCGGATGAGGTTTTCGCGCGCACGGTCGAGATCGGCGCGCATTTGCGCGACATGGGGGCGGGGGCGCTGGTGCCGGGCTGCGCCGGTTTCGCGCCGCGCAGGCGGGCGTTGGAAGAGGCGCTGGGGATTGCCGTGATCGACCCGGTGCAGGCCGCCTGCGCCATGGCCTTGGGGGCAGTGCAGGCCTAG
- the hydA gene encoding dihydropyrimidinase produces the protein MEFDTVIHGGTIVTPNESWQGDIGIAGGRIAAMAERIAGGARRVDAGGRLVLPGGIEAHAHIAQESSTGLMTADDYYTGSVSAAFGGNSSFIPFAAQHRGQSVDEVIATYDGRAAPHSVLDYSYHLIISDPSPKVLEEELPRAFARGITSFKVFMTYDLMNLGDRGMLDILTVARKHGALTMVHAENNDMVKWMNARLAEAGLTEPKYHAVSRPGIAEAEAINRAISLATLVGAGLFIVHVSTPEGAELVARARAAGLPIHAETCPQYLAFTRQDLDRPGMEGAKYICSPPLRDAATQDVLWRHARIGTFDSVSSDHAPYRFDASGKFAKGDAPPYTAISNGMPGIAARLPYLFSEGVVAGRISLQHFVALSSSNAARVFGMERKGAILPGYDADIAIWDAEESRIVTVADQHDAMDYTPFEGMRLTGWPVHVMSRGETIVEGGELRAERGRGRFVARAPYAVPATAPVVPEMDPATNFGAMIRP, from the coding sequence ATGGAATTCGACACGGTCATTCACGGCGGCACCATCGTCACGCCCAATGAAAGCTGGCAGGGCGATATCGGCATCGCGGGCGGGCGCATCGCGGCAATGGCTGAGCGGATCGCGGGCGGCGCGCGGCGGGTGGATGCGGGCGGTCGGCTGGTTCTGCCCGGGGGGATCGAGGCCCATGCCCATATCGCGCAAGAAAGCTCTACCGGGTTGATGACGGCCGATGATTATTACACCGGCTCCGTCTCGGCGGCGTTTGGGGGGAATTCCAGTTTCATCCCCTTTGCCGCCCAGCATCGCGGGCAATCGGTGGACGAGGTCATCGCCACCTATGACGGGCGCGCGGCCCCGCATTCGGTTCTGGATTATTCCTATCACCTGATCATCTCGGACCCGTCGCCAAAGGTGCTGGAGGAGGAATTGCCGCGCGCCTTCGCCCGCGGGATCACGTCGTTCAAGGTCTTCATGACCTATGACCTGATGAATTTGGGTGACCGGGGGATGCTCGATATCCTGACGGTGGCGCGGAAACATGGCGCGCTGACCATGGTCCATGCCGAAAACAACGACATGGTCAAATGGATGAACGCACGGCTGGCCGAAGCCGGGCTGACGGAACCGAAATACCATGCCGTATCCCGCCCCGGCATCGCGGAGGCCGAAGCCATCAACCGCGCGATATCGCTGGCCACGCTGGTCGGTGCGGGGCTCTTCATCGTCCATGTCTCGACGCCCGAGGGGGCGGAGCTGGTGGCGCGCGCAAGAGCTGCGGGCCTGCCCATCCATGCCGAGACCTGTCCGCAATACCTGGCCTTTACCCGGCAAGACCTCGACCGTCCGGGGATGGAGGGGGCGAAATACATCTGTTCCCCCCCCTTGCGCGATGCGGCGACGCAGGATGTGCTGTGGCGGCATGCACGGATCGGCACATTCGACAGCGTGTCGTCGGACCATGCGCCCTATCGCTTCGACGCAAGCGGCAAATTCGCCAAGGGCGACGCGCCGCCCTATACGGCGATTTCCAACGGGATGCCGGGGATCGCCGCGCGGCTGCCCTACCTGTTTTCCGAAGGGGTGGTGGCGGGCCGCATCAGTCTGCAGCACTTCGTTGCGCTGTCGTCCTCCAATGCCGCGCGGGTGTTCGGGATGGAGCGCAAGGGGGCGATCCTGCCCGGATATGACGCCGATATCGCCATCTGGGATGCGGAGGAAAGCCGTATCGTGACCGTGGCCGATCAGCATGACGCGATGGATTACACGCCGTTCGAGGGGATGCGGCTGACGGGTTGGCCGGTCCATGTGATGAGCCGGGGCGAAACGATCGTCGAGGGGGGAGAGTTGCGGGCCGAACGGGGCAGGGGGCGGTTCGTCGCCCGCGCGCCCTATGCGGTGCCCGCGACCGCGCCAGTGGTGCCCGAGATGGACCCCGCCACGAATTTCGGGGCGATGATCCGGCCATGA
- a CDS encoding cation:proton antiporter, with the protein MDIVLVTTVIASLFLVIGASEPLAARLGLPQSVILAALGILIGVGAAFFLRTDLTDALNPVAEAILGLPIRSNVFLYVFLPTLLFQATLGMNLRRMIDDWVPILVLAVVAVVVATLGVGYALSWVSALPLAACLLVGAIVSTTDPSAVVSIFRSISAPRRLARIIEGESLLNDAAAIALFGLFMGFVMLGVPDPDLGAALGRFPLLIVGGALTGWLAARLAVRVMAQFARHERAQISISVALPYLAYIGAEQAVGASGVIAVVAAGLTLNLTGPGRLPPQAWANLREVWDLLAYWASALIFILAALLIPRLLEGVRPGDFALILVVIVAAIAARLVILFGLLPMLTLLRLSPPVERPYRVAILWGGLRGAVTLALALAVTESLRVPVEVKRVVGILATGFTLYTLLVQGTTLRWVIRRLGLDKLSPIDEALSRQVVAVALQTVREDVARTTENYELPREVVRSEAKRFGERLDQAVHAAEESADILDRDRITLGLIALAGHERDTILARVRERTISSRMAEQVLSDADRLIEAARTGGRLGYQRAARRSVAYGQGFRATVLLHSRFGLSGPLARLTADRFERLLAQRLILRDLDGFIDARIRRIHGRRVAELLQELLSRRVEAVETALDGLRLQYPGYAEELERRFIRRTALRLEEREYAAMREDGLIGAEVHTTLMADLAARRAVAEARPKLDITLRRDELVRQFALFSDLDEATLERLCRAFRTRYVNAGDVLLQKDSPAKRVFFIASGAVELEVAGQEWRLGRGEMFGQMAILLKRSRRAEVRAIAPSTLLVLDEARFRRLLTRSAALREAVRASADKRGIDPGEVLPDLAPAA; encoded by the coding sequence ATGGATATCGTTCTTGTCACCACGGTCATTGCCTCCCTGTTTCTTGTCATCGGCGCGTCCGAGCCTTTGGCCGCGCGGCTGGGTCTGCCGCAAAGCGTGATCCTGGCGGCTTTGGGCATATTGATCGGGGTGGGGGCCGCGTTTTTCCTCAGGACCGATCTGACCGATGCCTTGAACCCCGTGGCCGAAGCGATCCTTGGTCTGCCGATCCGGTCGAACGTGTTTCTCTACGTCTTTCTGCCCACGCTGCTGTTCCAGGCGACGCTGGGCATGAACCTGCGGCGGATGATCGACGATTGGGTACCGATCCTTGTGCTGGCGGTGGTGGCGGTCGTGGTGGCCACGCTGGGGGTCGGCTATGCGCTGTCCTGGGTGAGCGCGCTGCCGTTGGCGGCCTGTCTGTTGGTGGGCGCGATCGTGTCGACCACAGACCCCTCGGCGGTCGTGTCGATCTTTCGCTCGATTTCCGCGCCGCGCAGGCTTGCGCGGATCATCGAGGGCGAGAGCCTGCTCAACGATGCGGCGGCGATTGCGCTCTTCGGCCTGTTCATGGGCTTTGTCATGCTGGGCGTGCCCGATCCCGATCTGGGCGCGGCGCTGGGCCGGTTCCCGTTGCTGATCGTGGGGGGCGCGCTGACCGGCTGGCTTGCGGCAAGGCTGGCGGTGCGGGTGATGGCGCAATTCGCGAGGCATGAGCGGGCGCAGATCTCGATCTCCGTCGCGTTGCCGTATCTCGCCTATATCGGGGCGGAGCAGGCGGTGGGCGCCTCGGGCGTGATCGCGGTGGTGGCCGCCGGGCTGACGCTGAACCTGACCGGGCCGGGGCGCCTGCCGCCGCAGGCCTGGGCCAATCTGCGCGAGGTCTGGGACCTGTTGGCCTATTGGGCGAGCGCGCTGATCTTCATCCTGGCCGCGTTGTTGATCCCGCGCTTGCTGGAAGGGGTCAGGCCGGGGGATTTCGCGCTGATCCTTGTGGTGATCGTGGCGGCCATCGCGGCGCGGCTTGTGATCTTGTTCGGGCTGTTGCCGATGCTCACGCTGTTGCGGCTGTCGCCGCCGGTCGAGCGGCCCTACCGGGTGGCGATCTTGTGGGGGGGATTGCGCGGGGCGGTCACGCTTGCGCTGGCGCTGGCGGTGACCGAAAGCCTGCGGGTGCCGGTGGAGGTGAAGCGGGTGGTGGGTATCCTGGCCACGGGTTTCACGCTGTATACGCTGCTCGTGCAGGGCACGACGCTGCGCTGGGTGATCCGGCGGCTGGGGCTGGACAAGCTGTCGCCCATCGACGAGGCGCTGTCGCGGCAGGTGGTCGCCGTCGCGCTGCAGACCGTGCGCGAGGATGTGGCGCGGACCACGGAAAACTACGAATTGCCGCGCGAGGTTGTCCGGTCGGAGGCCAAGCGCTTTGGCGAAAGGCTGGATCAGGCCGTGCATGCCGCCGAGGAAAGCGCCGATATCCTGGACCGCGACCGGATCACGCTGGGCTTGATCGCGCTGGCGGGCCATGAGCGCGACACGATCCTGGCCCGGGTGCGCGAGCGCACGATTTCCTCGCGCATGGCCGAACAGGTCCTGTCCGATGCCGACCGGCTGATCGAGGCTGCGCGGACGGGCGGGCGGCTGGGCTATCAGCGGGCGGCGCGCCGCAGTGTCGCCTATGGGCAGGGGTTCCGGGCCACCGTTCTGTTGCACAGCCGGTTCGGCCTGTCGGGGCCGCTCGCGCGGCTCACGGCGGACCGGTTCGAGCGCCTGCTCGCGCAACGGCTGATCCTGCGCGATCTGGACGGGTTCATCGACGCCCGCATCCGCCGCATCCATGGCCGCCGGGTGGCCGAATTGCTGCAGGAACTGTTGTCGCGCCGGGTCGAGGCGGTGGAGACCGCGCTGGACGGCTTGCGGTTGCAATATCCCGGCTATGCCGAGGAATTGGAGCGGCGGTTCATCCGGCGCACCGCGCTGCGGCTGGAGGAACGCGAATATGCGGCGATGCGCGAGGATGGTCTGATCGGGGCGGAGGTGCATACGACGCTGATGGCCGATCTGGCCGCGCGCCGCGCCGTGGCCGAGGCGCGCCCCAAGCTCGACATCACGCTGCGCCGCGACGAATTGGTGCGCCAGTTCGCGCTCTTCTCCGATCTGGACGAGGCGACGCTGGAGCGGCTGTGCCGGGCCTTCCGCACGAGATACGTGAATGCGGGCGATGTGCTGCTGCAAAAGGACAGTCCGGCGAAACGCGTGTTCTTCATCGCCTCGGGCGCGGTGGAGCTGGAGGTTGCGGGGCAGGAATGGCGTCTGGGCCGGGGGGAGATGTTCGGGCAGATGGCGATCTTGCTGAAACGGTCGCGGCGGGCCGAGGTTCGGGCCATCGCGCCCTCGACGCTTCTGGTGCTGGACGAGGCGCGGTTCCGGCGGCTTTTGACGCGGAGTGCCGCGCTGCGCGAGGCCGTGCGCGCCAGCGCCGACAAGCGCGGGATCGATCCGGGCGAGGTGCTGCCCGATCTGGCCCCCGCCGCCTGA
- a CDS encoding dipeptidase encodes MSIPFFDGHNDLLLRLSRRPEARHDLWLGDTGAGHLDLARMRRAGFAGGFFAIFVPSPSSGPPQPFTMPDPPYQKPLPPLMDHVAAQPPALAMAGILHWMDRSSPDDFRLCRSAPDLRAAIAAGRIAALMHLEGAEAIGPDLDALHLWHAMGLRSLGPVWSRPTIFGHGVPMAYPGHPDTGPGLTQTGKDLVRLCDEMGILIDLSHLNEKGFDDVARHSRAPLIATHSNAHAICPSTRNLTDRQLHMIRERGGMVGLNFATFFLNPDGRADPGTGFEPMLRHLDHLITHLGEDHVGLGSDFDGCTLPDVIGDVTGVPRLFNAMVAHGYDDALIAKLARENWLALLDRALP; translated from the coding sequence ATGAGCATTCCCTTTTTCGACGGCCACAACGATCTGCTCCTGCGGCTCTCCCGCAGGCCAGAGGCGCGCCATGACCTGTGGCTCGGCGATACCGGCGCGGGGCATCTCGATCTGGCCCGGATGCGCAGGGCGGGCTTTGCGGGCGGCTTTTTCGCGATCTTCGTCCCCTCGCCCAGTTCGGGGCCGCCGCAGCCCTTCACCATGCCCGATCCGCCCTATCAAAAGCCCTTGCCGCCCCTGATGGACCATGTCGCGGCCCAGCCGCCCGCGCTGGCCATGGCGGGGATCCTGCACTGGATGGACCGCAGCAGCCCCGATGATTTCCGCCTCTGCCGCAGCGCCCCCGACCTGCGCGCCGCCATCGCCGCGGGCCGGATCGCGGCCCTCATGCATCTCGAAGGGGCCGAAGCCATCGGCCCCGATCTCGACGCGCTGCATCTTTGGCACGCAATGGGCCTGCGCTCGCTCGGCCCGGTCTGGAGCAGGCCCACGATCTTCGGCCATGGCGTGCCCATGGCCTACCCGGGCCACCCCGATACCGGGCCGGGTCTGACCCAGACGGGCAAGGATCTGGTGCGGCTCTGCGACGAGATGGGCATCCTCATCGACCTGTCGCATCTGAACGAGAAAGGCTTCGACGATGTGGCCCGCCACAGCCGCGCACCGCTGATCGCCACCCATTCCAACGCTCATGCCATCTGCCCCTCCACCCGCAACCTGACGGATCGGCAGCTGCACATGATCCGCGAACGCGGCGGCATGGTGGGGCTGAATTTCGCGACCTTCTTTCTCAACCCCGACGGGCGGGCCGATCCCGGCACGGGTTTCGAGCCGATGCTGCGCCATCTCGATCACCTGATCACCCATCTGGGCGAGGATCATGTCGGCCTCGGCTCCGATTTCGACGGCTGCACCCTGCCCGATGTCATCGGCGACGTGACCGGCGTGCCGCGCCTGTTCAACGCCATGGTGGCCCATGGCTATGACGATGCCCTGATAGCCAAGCTTGCGCGCGAGAACTGGCTTGCGCTCCTCGACCGCGCCCTGCCCTGA
- a CDS encoding TetR/AcrR family transcriptional regulator, translated as MSQAPGIPFPDWLAQGRDALPKGERTRRDLMIAGAELLASQPLEALTVAATCARTGVAHGTFYIHFPNRNALAGAVLQAFVDYLQDLMRAAARGAPDPVRATTAAYMHLFAENAGLMRCLLTGGDALPAAQAAFQRLNHDWAATVAAAARRRHGSAARPEPDLMRRALALGGMVDQYLTALHVTGDPQIIALSQDPDTLLDLFTDLWTKGMAP; from the coding sequence ATGTCACAGGCACCCGGCATCCCCTTCCCCGACTGGCTCGCGCAGGGCCGCGATGCCTTGCCCAAGGGCGAACGCACCCGCCGGGACCTGATGATCGCGGGGGCCGAGCTTTTGGCCAGCCAGCCGCTCGAGGCGCTGACGGTCGCCGCCACCTGCGCGCGCACGGGCGTGGCGCATGGCACCTTCTACATCCATTTCCCCAACCGCAACGCGCTGGCGGGCGCGGTGCTGCAGGCTTTCGTCGATTACCTGCAGGACCTGATGCGCGCCGCCGCCCGTGGCGCCCCCGACCCGGTGCGCGCGACGACCGCCGCCTACATGCACCTCTTTGCCGAGAATGCGGGGCTGATGCGCTGCCTCCTGACCGGGGGCGATGCCCTGCCCGCAGCCCAGGCCGCCTTCCAGCGGCTCAACCACGACTGGGCCGCGACGGTGGCCGCCGCCGCCCGCCGCCGCCATGGGTCCGCCGCTCGGCCCGAGCCTGACCTGATGCGCCGCGCGCTCGCCCTTGGCGGCATGGTCGATCAATACCTGACCGCGCTCCACGTGACGGGGGACCCCCAGATCATCGCCCTCTCGCAAGACCCCGACACGCTTCTCGACCTGTTCACCGACCTCTGGACAAAAGGCATGGCCCCATGA
- a CDS encoding phenylacetate--CoA ligase family protein — MSLIQDAHKIPQADLAPHRQTAWEIQRAHVMTSPFYQALWDGQVPPERLEDLAILPLSDKAGLRLSQAAHPPFGDYLATPRDRVSRVHRTSGTTGQAMTLALSARDCEITEIVGARAQSLAGLGPGMTVVHCLNYQMWMGGLTDHMTLERTGATVVPFGVGSTALLVRTIREVGITAISCTPSYPAVLERVLAEHFPGLAPADLGLKLGLFGGEPGLDDPALRARLKATWGLEPRNANYGVSDVFCNFASQCDHDTDLHFVAHDVLHVELIDPDTAAPIPLDAGATGELVLTHLARDCQPLVRFRTGDIVTITGTDACACGCTGLRFRVVGRSDDMVVVRGLNMFPTMVAAVLTGFPELSGDYRIMLDTPPPYDNLPVHAELARGAQDDGTLAPRIAAALKAQLGATATITLLPPGSFPVTEGKTARVIRAKP; from the coding sequence ATGAGCCTGATCCAAGACGCCCACAAGATCCCGCAAGCCGATCTCGCCCCCCACCGCCAGACGGCTTGGGAAATCCAACGCGCCCATGTGATGACCTCGCCCTTCTACCAGGCGCTCTGGGACGGGCAGGTGCCCCCCGAACGGCTCGAGGACTTGGCCATCCTGCCCCTGTCGGACAAGGCGGGCCTGCGCCTGTCACAAGCGGCCCATCCGCCCTTCGGCGATTACCTGGCGACGCCACGCGACCGCGTCTCCCGCGTGCACCGCACCTCCGGCACCACCGGGCAGGCGATGACGCTGGCCCTTTCCGCCCGCGATTGCGAGATCACCGAGATTGTCGGCGCGCGCGCCCAATCCCTCGCCGGTCTTGGCCCCGGCATGACGGTCGTCCATTGCCTGAATTACCAGATGTGGATGGGGGGCCTGACCGATCACATGACGCTCGAACGGACGGGCGCCACCGTCGTCCCCTTCGGCGTCGGCTCCACGGCCCTTCTGGTGCGCACGATCCGCGAGGTGGGCATCACCGCGATCTCCTGCACGCCTTCCTACCCCGCCGTTCTCGAACGCGTGCTCGCCGAACACTTCCCCGGGCTTGCCCCCGCCGATCTGGGCCTGAAACTGGGTCTTTTCGGCGGCGAGCCGGGCCTTGACGATCCCGCCCTCCGCGCCCGTCTCAAGGCCACATGGGGGTTGGAGCCGCGCAACGCCAATTACGGCGTCTCGGACGTGTTTTGCAACTTCGCCTCGCAATGCGACCACGACACCGACCTGCATTTCGTGGCCCATGACGTGCTCCATGTCGAACTGATCGACCCCGACACGGCCGCGCCCATCCCGCTTGACGCCGGGGCCACGGGGGAGCTGGTCCTGACCCACCTCGCCCGCGACTGCCAGCCGCTCGTGCGCTTTCGCACAGGCGATATCGTGACGATCACCGGCACCGACGCTTGCGCCTGCGGCTGCACGGGCTTGCGCTTCCGCGTCGTGGGGCGCAGCGACGACATGGTGGTCGTGCGCGGGCTCAACATGTTCCCCACGATGGTCGCCGCCGTCCTGACCGGCTTTCCCGAATTGTCGGGCGATTACCGGATCATGCTCGACACACCCCCACCCTATGACAACCTGCCCGTCCATGCCGAACTGGCCCGCGGCGCACAGGACGACGGCACCCTCGCCCCCCGCATCGCCGCCGCCCTCAAGGCGCAACTGGGCGCCACGGCAACAATCACCCTCCTGCCCCCGGGCAGCTTTCCCGTCACCGAGGGCAAGACCGCCCGCGTCATCAGGGCCAAACCATGA
- a CDS encoding enoyl-CoA hydratase/isomerase family protein, with protein MTDFTYSTVLSTLTGDGVRTVSLNRPGSLNAMNRRLIDDLARAVDDANACPDTGAIILTGEGRAFCAGDDRREHVHPETEAEARDHVDAIQAVTRALVLGEKPVVGAINGWAVGGGFEWALNCDFPIWAESARAFFPEVSLNVFVTGAVTTILPAIVGPIKAREMLYLGERYSAAELKACGVAWKVVPDADLMAEAQATAARLAALPPLSARAMKRVLTQAAGHIDRALDLETEATIACFLDPETTRRITAF; from the coding sequence ATGACAGATTTCACCTATTCCACCGTCCTCTCCACCCTCACCGGCGACGGCGTGCGGACCGTCTCGCTCAACCGCCCCGGATCGCTCAACGCGATGAACCGCCGCCTGATCGACGATCTGGCCCGCGCCGTGGATGACGCCAACGCCTGCCCCGACACGGGTGCCATCATCCTCACCGGCGAAGGCCGCGCCTTTTGCGCGGGCGATGACCGGCGCGAACATGTCCACCCCGAGACCGAGGCCGAGGCCCGCGACCATGTCGACGCGATCCAGGCTGTCACCCGCGCCCTCGTTCTGGGCGAGAAACCCGTTGTGGGCGCGATCAACGGCTGGGCCGTGGGCGGCGGCTTCGAATGGGCGCTCAACTGCGATTTCCCGATCTGGGCCGAAAGCGCGCGGGCGTTTTTCCCCGAGGTCTCGCTCAATGTCTTCGTGACAGGGGCCGTCACCACGATCCTGCCCGCCATCGTCGGCCCCATCAAGGCGCGCGAGATGCTCTATCTCGGCGAACGCTACAGCGCAGCCGAGCTCAAGGCCTGCGGCGTCGCGTGGAAAGTCGTGCCCGATGCCGACCTGATGGCCGAGGCACAGGCCACCGCCGCCCGCCTCGCCGCCCTGCCGCCCCTGTCCGCCCGCGCCATGAAGCGCGTCCTGACGCAGGCGGCTGGCCACATCGACCGCGCACTGGACCTGGAAACCGAGGCGACCATCGCCTGTTTCCTCGATCCTGAAACGACCCGGCGGATAACCGCCTTCTGA
- a CDS encoding cold-shock protein, giving the protein MANGTVKWFNNTKGFGFIEPANGGRDVFVHISAVERAGLTGLADAQKVTFDMEQGRDGRESAINIALA; this is encoded by the coding sequence ATGGCCAATGGCACCGTGAAATGGTTCAACAATACCAAAGGTTTCGGCTTCATCGAGCCCGCGAATGGCGGGCGTGATGTCTTCGTCCACATCTCTGCCGTCGAACGCGCGGGCCTCACCGGGCTTGCCGATGCGCAAAAGGTGACCTTCGACATGGAACAGGGCCGCGACGGCCGCGAAAGCGCGATCAACATCGCTCTCGCCTGA